From Glycine max cultivar Williams 82 chromosome 11, Glycine_max_v4.0, whole genome shotgun sequence, the proteins below share one genomic window:
- the LOC100790037 gene encoding uncharacterized protein, whose protein sequence is MDFTQDLHCLLSEQRRKLAAAEAMELDLDFAFRLQLKEALAASLAAQPSSSSAAAAAIIEQPVVVIHDDDVNAMTLQREELARMEREMKDREQSEAETLKMREELCRRIHDEKVAREISAIPEKDWQQWGDNFEKPFGEGSSSSSLSREEGVVRVYFKGLVSEENVRGRKVVLSGIGVAICDLSDNLIFEVSKSLIGNGTSKVAAEIKALIEAFNAAIALDLKRVVYCCDYYPLFQFVSGKWPAKQRKIAILVDQVNLLQRKFSYCNPRFVARHDVKFAFKLARDAIESQSTRLAESGSRSLNETCVICLEETDVGQIFSVDGCQHRYCFSCMKQHVEVKLLHGMVPKCPHQGCKYELLVDSCQKFLTQKLTETMQQRKLEASIPVAEKIYCPYPTCSALMSKTEVLEYSKDITGQSEQSEPKICLKCRGLFCFNCKVPWHSGMTCNTYKRMNPIPPAEDLKLKFLASRSLWQQCLKCNHMIELAEGCYHMTCRCGYEFCYNCGAEWKDKKATCACPLWAEENIWLDDHEEELEEEEEDDDDDYDDYRSDYPDDYYY, encoded by the exons ATGGACTTCACCCAAGACTTGCACTGTCTCCTATCTGAGCAACGCCGCAAGCTCGCCGCCGCAGAGGCCATGGAATTGGACCTCGACTTCGCCTTCCGCCTCCAGTTAAAGGAAGCCCTCGCGGCCTCCCTCGCCGCCCAgccctcctcctcctccgccgccgccgccgcgaTCATCGAACAACCCGTCGTCGTCATCCACGATGACGACGTCAACGCCATGACGCTGCAGCGCGAGGAGCTGGCGCGTATGGAGCGCGAGATGAAGGACCGGGAGCAGAGCGAGGCGGAGACGCTTAAAATGAGAGAGGAACTCTGCCGTCGGATCCACGACGAGAAGGTGGCGAGGGAGATTTCCGCGATTCCCGAGAAGGACTGGCAGCAGTGGGGAGACAACTTCGAGAAACCATTCGGAGAGGGCTCGTCGTCTTCGTCGCTGAGTAGAGAGGAAGGCGTGGTTAGGGTTTACTTCAAGGGTTTGGTGAGCGAGGAAAACGTGAGGGGACGGAAGGTCGTGTTGTCTGGGATTGGGGTTGCGATTTGCGACCTTAGCGATAATTTGATATTCGAGGTTTCTAAGTCGCTCATTGGAAATGGCACTAGCAAGGTCGCTGCGGAGATTAAGGCTTTGATCGAGGCTTTCAATGCCGCCATTGCTTTGGACTTGAAGCGCGTCGTTTATTGCTGCGATTATTATCCCCTTTTCCAATTT GTGAGTGGAAAATGGCCTGCAAAACAGCGGAAGATTGCTATTTTGGTTGATCAAGTGAATCTGCTTCAAAGGAAGTTTTCATACTGCAATCCAAGGTTTGTGGCCAGACATGATGTCAAGTTTGCATTTAAGCTTGCAAGAGATGCAATTGAATCTCAGTCCACAAGACTTGCAGAATCTGGGAGTAGGAGTTTGAATGAAACTTGTGTCATATGTTTGGAGGAAACTGATGTTGGTcagattttttcagttgatggctGTCAACACCGCTATTGCTTCTCATGCATGAAACAGCATGTGGAGGTGAAGTTGCTTCATGGAATGGTGCCAAAGTGCCCTCATCAGGGGTGCAAGTATGAGCTCCTAGTTGACAGCTGCCAGAAGTTCTTGACTCAAAAGTTAACCGAGACCATGCAGCAACGAAAATTGGAAGCTTCAATTCCTGTTGctgaaaaaatttattgtcctTATCCTACGTGCTCTGCATTAATGTCAAAAACTGAGGTCTTAGAGTACTCCAAAGATATCACTGGTCAATCTGAACAATCTGAACCCAAGATATGCCTAAAATGTCGTGGCCTTTTCTGTTTTAACTGCAAGGTCCCTTGGCATAGTGGTATGACATGTAATACTTACAAAAGGATGAATCCTATTCCTCCTGCAGAAGATTTGAAGCTGAAGTTTCTGGCATCAAGGAGCCTATGGCAACAGTGTCTGAAGTGTAACCATATGATTGAACTTGCTGAAGGTTGCTATCACATGACTTGCAG ATGCGGTTACGAATTTTGCTATAACTGTGGAGCAGAGTGGAAGGACAAAAAAGCAACATGTGCTTGCCCTCTTTGGGCCGAGGAGAATATTTGGTTAGATGATCATGAGGAAgagttggaagaagaagaagaagatgatgatgatgattatgatgattaTAGGTCTGATTATCctgatgattattattattaa
- the LOC100790561 gene encoding uncharacterized protein isoform X1 yields the protein MEWVKMKGYAREFMVGVAEMTVEFGKGCRDIVKQSLVNDDSYIVKNFGRDSYIGKTVTEPFANLFQKLSFFNEYLPEDKDPLHAWSVIFFVSILAFLALYANFERDAYAAAPVKHVFVHPPSATCVVLPDGRYMAYKEQGVSSHRARFSVIAPHSFLSSRLAGIPGVKDSLLQEFGIRLLTYDLPGFGESDPHPNRNLESSATDMAFLANALGVDKFWVVGYSSGSMHAWAALRYIPDRLAGAAMFAPMVNPYDPIMTKEERRRTWNKWTRRRKFMYFLARRFPRLLAFFYQRSFLSGKHGQIDRWLSLSLGNRDKALMEDPMYEEFWQRDVEESIRQRNVKPFMEEAALQVANWGFSLSDLKLQKRKRSSNLLSWLKSMFTETEEYMGFLGPIHIWQGMDDKVVPPSMTDFVHRVLPGAAVHKLPYEGHFTYIYFCHECHRQIFTTLFGTPQGPLSISIEVDQANLEETNIEQQVVNDGDYATN from the exons ATGGAGTGGGTGAAGATGAAGGGGTACGCGAGAGAGTTCATGGTTGGAGTGGCGGAGATGACGGTGGAGTTCGGAAAAGGTTGCAGAGACATAGTTAAACAGAGTCTGGTCAACGACGACTCCTACATCGTCAAAAACTTCGGAAGAGACTCCTACATTGGAAAAACAGTGACAGAACCTTTCGCTAATCTTTTCCAGAAATTGAGTTTCTTCAACGAGTACTTGCCCGAGGATAAAGATCCTCTTCACGCTTGGTCCGTTATTTTCTTCGTTTCCATTCTCGCCTTCTTag cTTTGTATGCGAATTTTGAACGTGATGCGTACGCGGCGGCCCCGGTGAAGCATGTGTTTGTGCATCCTCCGAGTGCTACTTGCGTAGTGCTTCCTGATGGAAGGTACATGGCGTATAAGGAGCAAGGTGTTTCTTCTCACAGAGCTAGGTTTTCGGTGATTGCTCCTCATAGTTTTCTTTCTTCAAGGCTTGCAG GGATTCCTGGAGTGAAAGATTCTTTGCTGCAAGAGTTTGGTATTCGTTTGTTGACGTATGATCTTCCTGGTTTTGGTGAGAGTGATCCTCATCCCAACCGGAATCTGGAATCCTCGGCAACGGATATGGCGTTTTTAGCGAATGCTCTTGGTGTGGACAAGTTTTGGGTGGTTGGTTACTCAAGTGGCAGCATGCATGCTTGGGCTGCACTTAGATACATTCCGGATAGGCTTGCTG GTGCAGCCATGTTTGCTCCCATGGTGAACCCGTATGATCCTATAATGACAAAGGAAGAGAGACGAAGAACTTGGAACAAATGGACACGAAGAAGAAAATTCATGTACTTCTTAGCTCGGAGGTTTCCTAGACTTCTCGCTTTCTTTTATCAGCGAAGCTTTTTGTCAGGAAAGCATGGTCAGATTGATAGGTGGCTGTCATTATCTCTGGGAAATAGG GATAAAGCACTGATGGAAGATCCAATGTATGAGGAATTCTGGCAAAGGGATGTGGAAGAATCAATCAGACAAAGAAATGTGAAACCCTTCATGGAGGAAGCTGCTTTGCAGGTCGCAAATTGGGGTTTCAGCCTTTCAGACCTCAAGTTGCAGAAGAGAAAACGGAGTAGTAATTTGCTCAGTTGGCTTAAGTCAATGTTCACTGAAACTGAGGAATATATGGGATTTCTGGGCCCTATACATATATGGCAA GGAATGGATGATAAAGTGGTTCCTCCATCAATGACTGATTTTGTGCACCGCGTGCTACCCGGAGCTGCTGTACATAAACTCCCATATGAAGGTCATTTCACCTATATCTACTTTTGTCATGAATGCCACAGACAGATATTTACTACACTTTTTGGAACCCCACAAGGTCCACTCAGCATTTCTATAGAAGTAGATCAAGCTAACCTAGAAGAAACCAATATTGAACAGCAAGTAGTAAACGATGGTGATTATGCCACAAACTAG
- the LOC100790561 gene encoding uncharacterized protein isoform X2 has protein sequence MEWVKMKGYAREFMVGVAEMTVEFGKGCRDIVKQSLVNDDSYIVKNFGRDSYIGKTVTEPFANLFQKLSFFNEYLPEDKDPLHAWSVIFFVSILAFLALYANFERDAYAAAPVKHVFVHPPSATCVVLPDGRYMAYKEQGVSSHRARFSVIAPHSFLSSRLAGIPGVKDSLLQEFGIRLLTYDLPGFGESDPHPNRNLESSATDMAFLANALGVDKFWVVGYSSGSMHAWAALRYIPDRLAGAAMFAPMVNPYDPIMTKEERRRTWNKWTRRRKFMYFLARRFPRLLAFFYQRSFLSGKHGQIDRWLSLSLGNRDKALMEDPMYEEFWQRDVEESIRQRNVKPFMEEAALQVANWGFSLSDLKLQKRKRSSNLLSWLKSMFTETEEYMGFLGPIHIWQVKYDL, from the exons ATGGAGTGGGTGAAGATGAAGGGGTACGCGAGAGAGTTCATGGTTGGAGTGGCGGAGATGACGGTGGAGTTCGGAAAAGGTTGCAGAGACATAGTTAAACAGAGTCTGGTCAACGACGACTCCTACATCGTCAAAAACTTCGGAAGAGACTCCTACATTGGAAAAACAGTGACAGAACCTTTCGCTAATCTTTTCCAGAAATTGAGTTTCTTCAACGAGTACTTGCCCGAGGATAAAGATCCTCTTCACGCTTGGTCCGTTATTTTCTTCGTTTCCATTCTCGCCTTCTTag cTTTGTATGCGAATTTTGAACGTGATGCGTACGCGGCGGCCCCGGTGAAGCATGTGTTTGTGCATCCTCCGAGTGCTACTTGCGTAGTGCTTCCTGATGGAAGGTACATGGCGTATAAGGAGCAAGGTGTTTCTTCTCACAGAGCTAGGTTTTCGGTGATTGCTCCTCATAGTTTTCTTTCTTCAAGGCTTGCAG GGATTCCTGGAGTGAAAGATTCTTTGCTGCAAGAGTTTGGTATTCGTTTGTTGACGTATGATCTTCCTGGTTTTGGTGAGAGTGATCCTCATCCCAACCGGAATCTGGAATCCTCGGCAACGGATATGGCGTTTTTAGCGAATGCTCTTGGTGTGGACAAGTTTTGGGTGGTTGGTTACTCAAGTGGCAGCATGCATGCTTGGGCTGCACTTAGATACATTCCGGATAGGCTTGCTG GTGCAGCCATGTTTGCTCCCATGGTGAACCCGTATGATCCTATAATGACAAAGGAAGAGAGACGAAGAACTTGGAACAAATGGACACGAAGAAGAAAATTCATGTACTTCTTAGCTCGGAGGTTTCCTAGACTTCTCGCTTTCTTTTATCAGCGAAGCTTTTTGTCAGGAAAGCATGGTCAGATTGATAGGTGGCTGTCATTATCTCTGGGAAATAGG GATAAAGCACTGATGGAAGATCCAATGTATGAGGAATTCTGGCAAAGGGATGTGGAAGAATCAATCAGACAAAGAAATGTGAAACCCTTCATGGAGGAAGCTGCTTTGCAGGTCGCAAATTGGGGTTTCAGCCTTTCAGACCTCAAGTTGCAGAAGAGAAAACGGAGTAGTAATTTGCTCAGTTGGCTTAAGTCAATGTTCACTGAAACTGAGGAATATATGGGATTTCTGGGCCCTATACATATATGGCAA GTGAAATATGACTTGTAG